One Delphinus delphis chromosome 3, mDelDel1.2, whole genome shotgun sequence genomic region harbors:
- the SKP1 gene encoding S-phase kinase-associated protein 1, whose product MPSIKLQSSDGEIFEVDVEIAKQSVTIKTMLEDLGMDDEGDDDPVPLPNVNAAILKKVIQWCTHHKDDPPPPEDDENKEKRTDDIPVWDQEFLKVDQGTLFELILAANYLDIKGLLDVTCKTVANMIKGKTPEEIRKTFNIKNDFTEEEEAQVRKENQWCEEK is encoded by the exons ATGCCTTCAATTAAGTTGCAGAGTTCTGATGGAGAGATATTTGAAGTTGATGTTGAAATTGCGAAACAATCTGTGACTATTAAGACCATGTTGGAAG ATTTGGGAATGGATGATGAAGGAGATGATGATCCAGTCCCGTTGCCAAATGTTAATGCAGCAATATTAAAAAAG GTCATTCAGTGGTGCACCCACCACAAGGATGATCCTCCTCCTCCTGAGGAtgatgagaacaaagaaaagcgAACAGATGATATCCCTGTTTGGGATCAAGAATTCCTGAAAGTTGACCAAGGAACACTTTTTGAGCTTATACTG GCAGCAAACTACTTAGACATCAAAGGTCTGCTTGATGTTACCTGCAAGACTGTTGCCAATATGATCAAGGGGAAAACTCCTGAGGAGATTCGAAAGACATTCAATATCAAAAATGATTTTACTGAAGAAGAGGAAGCCCAG GTACGCAAAGAGAACCAGTGGTGTGAGGAGAAGTGA